In Sulfitobacter sp. LCG007, the sequence TGCCGGGCTTTTCGACGGTCCAGAACAGGCCCTCGTCAATGTCGTGCTCATCCTCGATCTCGCCGATCACCTGTTCGATCAGGTCCTCGATGGTCACGAGCCCGTCGACCCCGCCGTATTCGTCGATCACAAGCGCCATGTGCCGCCGCTCGGCCTGCATCTTGGTCAGCAGGACGCCGATGGTCATCGACGGCGGCACGAAGAGCAGCGGGCGCAGCATGGCATGAAGGTCGAAGTCGGGAGAATCGCCGTTGAAACCGTGGATCAACGCGAAATCCTTGAGATGGGCCATTCCCACAGGCGTGTCGAGCGTGCCGTCGTAGACGGGCAGCCGCGTCAGCCCGGTCTCCTTGAAGACCTTGACGAGCTCGTCGCGCGTGATCGTGACCGGTACGGAGGTTATGTCGGCCTTGGGGATCATGACATCCTCGACGCGCATGCGCCGAAGGTTCATCACCCCATGTGTCAGCGGCTTCGCGCCCGCCGAGTCGTGACTGTCGGCATCATTCTCGTCCGCTGGGGTCAGCGCCTCGAACATGCGGCTGAAAAATCCGCCCTGTCTGGGACTGTCGTCCTCGGGCTCTGTTGCATCATGCTCCCGCGCGCCCTGCGCCGCGTCAGGAGATCCGTCTATGTCGGTCATTGGGTCCTGTCTGAAAGAAGGGCGGATACGCCGCCCGTCAGTGCCTATATGGGTCATCAATGCCCATCTTGCCAAGTATTTCGATCTCGAGACCTTCCATCAGTGCCGCATCGGCATCCCGGACATGGTCGAATCCGAGCAGATGAAGGATCGAATGCACCAGGAGATGACACAGGTGGCTTGAGAATTCCTTGCCCTGATCGGCGGCTTCCCGCGCGCAGGTTTCCCACGCGATCGCGATATCGCCGAGCTCGACTACGCCGTCCGGTCCGGCTGCTGGCGCCTCCGGCATGCCGCCCGGCGCCTCGGCGGCCAGATCCTCGGCCGGCCAGCTCAGCACGTTGGTCGGCTGCGGCTTGCCCCTGAAATCCGCGTTGAGCGCCGCAATGCGCGCGTCGTCGCAGGCCAGGATCGAGATTTCGGCGGCATTGCCCGTCAGCCCCAGCCTTTCGAACACGCCGCGTGCCGCACGTTCGGCAAGCGCGGGCAGCCCGCAGCGTTCCCAGCGCTCATCCTCAATGGCGATGTCTATGTCGGTCATGGCGTGCGGAGCAGGCTCAGGCCGGATCGCTGTCCGCCTCGTAGGCCTCGATGATCGCGGCGACGAGCGGATGGCGAACGACATCCTTGGAGGTGAAATAGGAGAAGCTGATCTTCGGGATCGTCTTCAGAAGCCGCTCGGCGTCCGCCAGACCCGACGGCACGCCCCTCGGCAGGTCGATCTGGGTCCGGTCGCCGGTGATGACCATGCGCGAGCCCTCGCCGAGGCGCGTCAGAAACATCTTCATCTGCATCGAGGTGGCGTTCTGCGCCTCATCCAGCACGACGAAGGCATTGGACAGCGTGCGTCCGCGCATGAAAGCCAGGG encodes:
- the ybeY gene encoding rRNA maturation RNase YbeY, producing the protein MTDIDIAIEDERWERCGLPALAERAARGVFERLGLTGNAAEISILACDDARIAALNADFRGKPQPTNVLSWPAEDLAAEAPGGMPEAPAAGPDGVVELGDIAIAWETCAREAADQGKEFSSHLCHLLVHSILHLLGFDHVRDADAALMEGLEIEILGKMGIDDPYRH
- a CDS encoding hemolysin family protein; the encoded protein is MTDIDGSPDAAQGAREHDATEPEDDSPRQGGFFSRMFEALTPADENDADSHDSAGAKPLTHGVMNLRRMRVEDVMIPKADITSVPVTITRDELVKVFKETGLTRLPVYDGTLDTPVGMAHLKDFALIHGFNGDSPDFDLHAMLRPLLFVPPSMTIGVLLTKMQAERRHMALVIDEYGGVDGLVTIEDLIEQVIGEIEDEHDIDEGLFWTVEKPGIYLALAKTPLEDFEQEIGMSLTDHEEVDEEEVDTLGGLVFMLTGRVPVRGEVILHPDGPEFEVLDADPRRIKRLRVRTGTSAGTG